A region of Mesoplodon densirostris isolate mMesDen1 chromosome 11, mMesDen1 primary haplotype, whole genome shotgun sequence DNA encodes the following proteins:
- the ASIC1 gene encoding acid-sensing ion channel 1 isoform X5, with protein sequence MRAEGSELGEGDLPMDLMAFANSCTLHGASHIFVEGGPGPRQALWATAFILALGAFLCQVGDRVAYYLSYPHVTLLDEVATTELAFPAVTLCNTNAVRLSQLSYPDLLYLAPMLGLDESDDPGVPLAPPGPEAFSGEPFNLHRFYNRSCHRLEDMLLYCSYCGGPCGPHNFSVVFTRYGKCYTFNSGRDGRPRLKTMKGGTGNGLEIMLDIQQDEYLPVWGETDETSFEAGIKVQIHSQDEPPFIDQLGFGVAPGFQTFVACQEQRLIYLPPPWGTCKAVTMDLDFFDSYSITACRIDCETRYLVENCNCRMVHMPGDAPYCTPEQYKECADPALDFLVEKDQEYCVCEMPCNLTRYGKELSMVKIPSKASAKYLAKKFNKSEQYIGENILVLDIFFEVLNYETIEQKKAYEIAGLLGDIGGQMGLFIGASILTVLELFDYAYEVIKHKLCRRGKCQKEAKRSSADKGVALSLDDVKRHNPCESLRGHPAGMTYAANILPHHPARGTFEDFTC encoded by the exons ATGAGGGCAGAGGGCTCAGAATTGGG AGAGGGAGACTTACCGATGGACTTGATGGCCTTTGCCAACAGCTGCACCCTTCATGGAGCCAGCCACATCTTTGTGGAAGGGGGTCCAGGGCCACGGCAGGCCCTGTGGGCAACGGCCTTTATCCTGGCACTGGGTGCCTTCTTGTGCCAGGTCGGGGATCGAGTTGCCTATTACCTCAGCTATCCACATGTGACTCTGCTAGATGAAGTGGCCACGACGGAGCTGGCCTTCCCGGCGGTCACCCTCTGCAACACCAATGCCGTGCGGCTGTCCCAGCTCAGCTACCCCGACTTGCTCTACCTGGCCCCCATGCTGGGGCTGGATGAAAGCGATGACCCCGGGGTGCCCCTCGCCCCACCAGGGCCCGAGGCCTTCTCTGGGGAGCCCTTTAACCTGCACCGCTTCTACAATCGCTCCTGCCACCGGCTGGAGGACATGCTGCTCTATTGCTCCTACTGCGGGGGGCCCTGTGGCCCTCACAACTTCTCAGTG GTCTTCACACGGTATGGAAAGTGCTACACATTCAACTCTGGCCGAGATGGGCGTCCCAGGCTGAAGACCATGAAGGGTGGGACGGGCAATGGGCTGGAGATCATGCTGGACATTCAGCAGGACGAGTACCTGCCCGTGTGGGGGGAGACTG ATGAGACGTCCTTCGAAGCGGGCATCAAAGTGCAGATCCACAGTCAGGATGAACCTCCCTTCATCGACCAGCTGGGCTTTGGTGTAGCCCCAGGGTTCCAGACCTTTGTGGCCTGTCAAGAGCAGCGG CTCATCTACCTGCCCCCGCCCTGGGGCACCTGCAAAGCTGTTACCATGGACTTGGATTTCTTCGACTCCTACAGCATTACCGCCTGCCGCATCGACTGTGAGACCCGCTACCTGGTGGAGAACTGTAACTGCCGCATGGTGCACATGCCAG GGGATGCCCCATACTGCACTCCAGAGCAGTACAAGGAGTGTGCAGATCCTGCCCTGG ACTTCCTGGTGGAGAAGGACCAGGAGTACTGTGTGTGTGAAATGCCCTGCAACTTGACTCGCTATGGCAAGGAGCTGTCCATGGTCAAGATCCCCAGCAAAGCATCAGCCAAGTACCTGGCCAAGAAGTTCAACAAGTCTGAGCAGTACATAGG GGAGAACATCCTGGTGCTGGACATTTTCTTTGAAGTCCTCAACTATGAGACCATTGAGCAGAAGAAGGCCTATGAGATTGCAGGACTCCTGG GTGACATTGGAGGCCAGATGGGTCTGTTCATCGGGGCCAGCATCCTCACTGTGCTGGAGCTCTTCGACTACGCCTACGAG gTGATAAAACACAAGCTGTGCAGACGTGGGAAGTGCCAGAAGGAGGCCAAACGGAGCAGCGCGGACAAGGGCGTGGCCCTCAGCCTGGATGACGTCAAAAGACAC AACCCGTGTGAGAGCCTCCGGGGCCATCCTGCCGGGATGACGTATGCTGCCAACATCCTACCTCACCATCCGGCCCGAGGCACTTTTGAGGACTTTACCTGCTGA
- the ASIC1 gene encoding acid-sensing ion channel 1 isoform X6 yields the protein MKGGTGNGLEIMLDIQQDEYLPVWGETDETSFEAGIKVQIHSQDEPPFIDQLGFGVAPGFQTFVACQEQRQLIYLPPPWGTCKAVTMDLDFFDSYSITACRIDCETRYLVENCNCRMVHMPGDAPYCTPEQYKECADPALDFLVEKDQEYCVCEMPCNLTRYGKELSMVKIPSKASAKYLAKKFNKSEQYIGENILVLDIFFEVLNYETIEQKKAYEIAGLLGDIGGQMGLFIGASILTVLELFDYAYEVIKHKLCRRGKCQKEAKRSSADKGVALSLDDVKRHNPCESLRGHPAGMTYAANILPHHPARGTFEDFTC from the exons ATGAAGGGTGGGACGGGCAATGGGCTGGAGATCATGCTGGACATTCAGCAGGACGAGTACCTGCCCGTGTGGGGGGAGACTG ATGAGACGTCCTTCGAAGCGGGCATCAAAGTGCAGATCCACAGTCAGGATGAACCTCCCTTCATCGACCAGCTGGGCTTTGGTGTAGCCCCAGGGTTCCAGACCTTTGTGGCCTGTCAAGAGCAGCGG CAGCTCATCTACCTGCCCCCGCCCTGGGGCACCTGCAAAGCTGTTACCATGGACTTGGATTTCTTCGACTCCTACAGCATTACCGCCTGCCGCATCGACTGTGAGACCCGCTACCTGGTGGAGAACTGTAACTGCCGCATGGTGCACATGCCAG GGGATGCCCCATACTGCACTCCAGAGCAGTACAAGGAGTGTGCAGATCCTGCCCTGG ACTTCCTGGTGGAGAAGGACCAGGAGTACTGTGTGTGTGAAATGCCCTGCAACTTGACTCGCTATGGCAAGGAGCTGTCCATGGTCAAGATCCCCAGCAAAGCATCAGCCAAGTACCTGGCCAAGAAGTTCAACAAGTCTGAGCAGTACATAGG GGAGAACATCCTGGTGCTGGACATTTTCTTTGAAGTCCTCAACTATGAGACCATTGAGCAGAAGAAGGCCTATGAGATTGCAGGACTCCTGG GTGACATTGGAGGCCAGATGGGTCTGTTCATCGGGGCCAGCATCCTCACTGTGCTGGAGCTCTTCGACTACGCCTACGAG gTGATAAAACACAAGCTGTGCAGACGTGGGAAGTGCCAGAAGGAGGCCAAACGGAGCAGCGCGGACAAGGGCGTGGCCCTCAGCCTGGATGACGTCAAAAGACAC AACCCGTGTGAGAGCCTCCGGGGCCATCCTGCCGGGATGACGTATGCTGCCAACATCCTACCTCACCATCCGGCCCGAGGCACTTTTGAGGACTTTACCTGCTGA
- the ASIC1 gene encoding acid-sensing ion channel 1 isoform X2 — MPIQIFCSVSFSSGEETPGPLGDVWGPHQRQQRDNSESEEEGEEKEKEAERKGAREGDLPMDLMAFANSCTLHGASHIFVEGGPGPRQALWATAFILALGAFLCQVGDRVAYYLSYPHVTLLDEVATTELAFPAVTLCNTNAVRLSQLSYPDLLYLAPMLGLDESDDPGVPLAPPGPEAFSGEPFNLHRFYNRSCHRLEDMLLYCSYCGGPCGPHNFSVVFTRYGKCYTFNSGRDGRPRLKTMKGGTGNGLEIMLDIQQDEYLPVWGETDETSFEAGIKVQIHSQDEPPFIDQLGFGVAPGFQTFVACQEQRLIYLPPPWGTCKAVTMDLDFFDSYSITACRIDCETRYLVENCNCRMVHMPGDAPYCTPEQYKECADPALDFLVEKDQEYCVCEMPCNLTRYGKELSMVKIPSKASAKYLAKKFNKSEQYIGENILVLDIFFEVLNYETIEQKKAYEIAGLLGDIGGQMGLFIGASILTVLELFDYAYEVIKHKLCRRGKCQKEAKRSSADKGVALSLDDVKRHNPCESLRGHPAGMTYAANILPHHPARGTFEDFTC; from the exons ATGCCCATCCAGATCTTCTGCTCTGTGTCATTCTCCTCTGGAGAGGAGACCCCAGGGCCCTTGGGAGATGTTTGGGGTCCCCACCAGCGGCAACAGCGGGACAACTCAGAAtcagaagaggagggagaagagaaggaaaaggaggcagagaggaagggggCCAGAGAGGGAGACTTACCGATGGACTTGATGGCCTTTGCCAACAGCTGCACCCTTCATGGAGCCAGCCACATCTTTGTGGAAGGGGGTCCAGGGCCACGGCAGGCCCTGTGGGCAACGGCCTTTATCCTGGCACTGGGTGCCTTCTTGTGCCAGGTCGGGGATCGAGTTGCCTATTACCTCAGCTATCCACATGTGACTCTGCTAGATGAAGTGGCCACGACGGAGCTGGCCTTCCCGGCGGTCACCCTCTGCAACACCAATGCCGTGCGGCTGTCCCAGCTCAGCTACCCCGACTTGCTCTACCTGGCCCCCATGCTGGGGCTGGATGAAAGCGATGACCCCGGGGTGCCCCTCGCCCCACCAGGGCCCGAGGCCTTCTCTGGGGAGCCCTTTAACCTGCACCGCTTCTACAATCGCTCCTGCCACCGGCTGGAGGACATGCTGCTCTATTGCTCCTACTGCGGGGGGCCCTGTGGCCCTCACAACTTCTCAGTG GTCTTCACACGGTATGGAAAGTGCTACACATTCAACTCTGGCCGAGATGGGCGTCCCAGGCTGAAGACCATGAAGGGTGGGACGGGCAATGGGCTGGAGATCATGCTGGACATTCAGCAGGACGAGTACCTGCCCGTGTGGGGGGAGACTG ATGAGACGTCCTTCGAAGCGGGCATCAAAGTGCAGATCCACAGTCAGGATGAACCTCCCTTCATCGACCAGCTGGGCTTTGGTGTAGCCCCAGGGTTCCAGACCTTTGTGGCCTGTCAAGAGCAGCGG CTCATCTACCTGCCCCCGCCCTGGGGCACCTGCAAAGCTGTTACCATGGACTTGGATTTCTTCGACTCCTACAGCATTACCGCCTGCCGCATCGACTGTGAGACCCGCTACCTGGTGGAGAACTGTAACTGCCGCATGGTGCACATGCCAG GGGATGCCCCATACTGCACTCCAGAGCAGTACAAGGAGTGTGCAGATCCTGCCCTGG ACTTCCTGGTGGAGAAGGACCAGGAGTACTGTGTGTGTGAAATGCCCTGCAACTTGACTCGCTATGGCAAGGAGCTGTCCATGGTCAAGATCCCCAGCAAAGCATCAGCCAAGTACCTGGCCAAGAAGTTCAACAAGTCTGAGCAGTACATAGG GGAGAACATCCTGGTGCTGGACATTTTCTTTGAAGTCCTCAACTATGAGACCATTGAGCAGAAGAAGGCCTATGAGATTGCAGGACTCCTGG GTGACATTGGAGGCCAGATGGGTCTGTTCATCGGGGCCAGCATCCTCACTGTGCTGGAGCTCTTCGACTACGCCTACGAG gTGATAAAACACAAGCTGTGCAGACGTGGGAAGTGCCAGAAGGAGGCCAAACGGAGCAGCGCGGACAAGGGCGTGGCCCTCAGCCTGGATGACGTCAAAAGACAC AACCCGTGTGAGAGCCTCCGGGGCCATCCTGCCGGGATGACGTATGCTGCCAACATCCTACCTCACCATCCGGCCCGAGGCACTTTTGAGGACTTTACCTGCTGA